One Argiope bruennichi chromosome 5, qqArgBrue1.1, whole genome shotgun sequence DNA segment encodes these proteins:
- the LOC129969111 gene encoding protein KRI1 homolog: MGPPMKLLDDSSDEEPENEFTINKNYAERYDIWRNKEELQKLKDLSKEISSSSSESEEEEEPEIEKDFLKTLSLLKSKDPRIYDESTEFFKEEATPKKPKAKKEKPMFMKDYERKIVLEQNGMFVDEEDDDDNNKELPERQLLTNKEEEEIKKSFIEAAPDSDEEDELFQVRTKTKVEEEKEEADYKQWLETEKDLLFLNKCWNDPKIDEDEKFLRDYILNKRYLTDDKPGEIPMYDEITQDIDLLNEDEKDLEKQEIFEHKYNFRFEEPDEEFIKSYPRTIGDSLRRENNKRKQKREEYTERKKKEKEQKREELKRLKALKRKEIEEKFLKLKEASGQDQLNLDESDIESDFDPDKHDQKMREMFNEDYYNVEEEQKPEFEYDEEIDDENWDRWTRDQKNYSQNAMNEEEENDGESYSEEEEENNSKKDLRSQFEQEMIDSTSNNKKRKGRKKSLFAKILSQPKPLYDPNGKSFDEYLDEYYKLDYEDIVGDMPVRFKYRKVVPNDFGLTIDEILAAQDKELNRWCSVKKTCQYRDDKDEIYDVQAFKKKAQNFETKKKILASVYTPPEEEKISQTNTDNSNEAARKPKKKRKRSKKKKAIENSDNLEENTNSEQNANLSTENTGTNGYPESSIEVSDQAKRKKKKKKSLTNLPEAIPRPDLRENENGFSEEDMQQNASGQEHNDEDIEAETNQNSVKNVKKKKKNKMKTLEDTESVPNIESFIESDAMNESNIKGNKKKKRKKSQFLEEDASTTENYDEFEMSENVISKKKKRKFESLENEQSSSFAENDDDETETDNHQDVVKKRKLDSVEETDLLSVKKPNKSSVKKPKSVNSIRTNFSLTQQNAAKSIYGENSVEIDTNRKKKKRKNNQQQSFGSKPPQKRNFYSQKFQYNQKQNDTNSIQIVDNSGKKIVSSNTRLSAFEINPKKFKNKLIYGKNQT, encoded by the coding sequence ATGGGGCCCCCAATGAAGCTTTTAGATGACTCTTCAGACGAAGAGCCTGAAAATGAATttaccataaataaaaattatgccgAAAGATATGATATATGGCGAAATAAAGAAGAACTCCAGAAACTGAAAGATCTCAGCAAAGAAATCAGCAGTTCCTCTTCAGAGAGTGAAGAAGAAGAGGAGCCTGAAATCGAAAAAGATTTTCTCAAGACCTTAAGCCTGTTGAAAAGTAAAGATCCTAGAATTTATGATGAGAgcactgaattttttaaagaagaagctACTCCAAAGAAACCCAAAGCTAAAAAAGAAAAGCCAATGTTTATGAAAGATTATGAAAGGAAAATTGTACTTGAACAAAATGGTATGTTTGTTGATGAAGAagatgatgatgataataataaagaattgccTGAGAGGCAACTTTTGACAAATaaggaagaagaagaaatcaaaaaaagttttattgaagcAGCGCCAGATTCTGACGAAGAAGATGAGTTGTTTCAAGTCAGAACAAAAACGAAAGTTGAAGAAGAAAAGGAAGAAGCTGACTATAAGCAGTGGTTAGAAACAGAAAAAGATTTGTTGTTCCTGAACAAATGCTGGAATGATCCGAAAATAGACGAGGATGAAAAATTTTTGAgggattatattttgaataaaagatatcTTACTGATGATAAACCGGGCGAAATACCAATGTATGATGAAATCACGCAGGATATTGATCTCTTGAACGAGGATGAAAAAGACTTGGAGAAACAAGAGATATTTGAGCATAAGTACAATTTTAGATTTGAGGAGCCTGATGaggaatttataaaaagttaccCTAGAACCATAGGGGATTCATTAAGAAGagaaaacaacaaaagaaaacaaaaacgggaggaatatacagaaagaaaaaagaaagagaaagaacaGAAGAGAGAAGAGCTGAAACGTCTGAAAGctctaaaaagaaaagaaatagaggAAAAGTTTCTAAAACTGAAGGAAGCTAGTGGACAAGATCAGTTGAATTTGGATGAAAGTGATATAGAAAGTGATTTCGATCCTGATAAACATGATCAGAAAATGAGAGAAATGTTCAATGAGGATTATTATAATGTAGAAGAGGAACAAAAACCAGAATTTGAATATGACGAGGAGATTGATGATGAAAACTGGGATCGCTGGACAAGGGATCAGAAGAATTATTCTCAGAATGCAATGAATGAAGAGGAGGAAAATGACGGAGAAAGTTAcagtgaagaagaagaagagaataattcaaaaaaagatttGAGATCTCAGTTTGAACAGGAAATGATTGATTCaacttctaataataaaaaaaggaagggcCGAAAAAAGTCTTTGTTCGCTAAAATACTTTCACAGCCTAAACCATTGTATGATCCTAATGGTAAATCATTCGATGAGTATTTGGACGAATATTATAAATTGGATTATGAAGACATAGTTGGTGATATGCCTGTgcgatttaaatatagaaaggtGGTTCCGAATGATTTTGGCTTAACCATTGATGAAATTTTGGCCGCTCAGGACAAAGAATTAAATCGTTGGTGTTCTGTTAAGAAAACGTGTCAATACAGAGACGATAAAGATGAGATATATGATGTTCAggcatttaaaaagaaagcacAAAATTTCGAAACGAAAAAGAAGATTTTGGCCAGCGTTTATACGCCgcctgaagaagaaaaaatttcgcaGACAAACACAGATAATTCTAATGAAGCTGCGAGAAAACCGAAAAAGAAGAGAAAACGATCTAAGAAAAAGAAAGCTATAGAAAATTCAgataatttggaagaaaatacGAATTCAGAGCAAAATGCAAACTTATCAACCGAAAACACAGGCACTAATGGATATCCAGAATCATCCATTGAAGTAAGCGATCAGGCCAAgcgtaaaaagaaaaagaagaaatctttAACAAATTTGCCGGAAGCAATTCCCAGACCAGATTTGCGTGAAAATGAAAATGGATTCAGTGAAGAAGATATGCAACAAAATGCTTCAGGGCAGGAACATAATGATGAGGATATTGAAGCCGAAACCAACCAAAACTcggtaaaaaatgttaaaaagaagaagaaaaataaaatgaagaccTTGGAAGACACTGAATCAGTTCCAAACATTGAATCTTTTATAGAATCTGATGCCATGAATGAAAGTAatataaaaggtaataaaaagaagaaaagaaagaaatcacaATTCTTAGAGGAAGATGCTTCTACTACAGAGAATtatgatgaatttgaaatgagtgAAAATGTAATTAGTAAGAAGAAAAAGCGGAAGTTTGAATCTTTGGAAAATGAACAATCATCCAGTTTCGCTgaaaatgatgatgatgaaacaGAAACTGACAATCATCAAGATGTGGTGAAAAAGAGAAAACTAGATTCTGTTGAAGAAACAGATTTACTTTCAGTTAAAAAGCCAAATAAATCTTCGGTGAAAAAGCCAAAAAGTGTGAATAGTATAAGgacaaatttttcattaactcAGCAAAATGCAGCAAAATCCATCTATGGTGAAAATTCTGTTGAAATTGACACAAACCGAAAAAAGAAAAAGCGAAAAAATAATCAGCAACAATCTTTCGGTTCAAAACCACCACAGAAACGAAACTTTTATTCTCAGAAATTTCAATACAATCAGAAACAGAATGATACTAATTCAATACAGATTGTGGACAATTCTGGCAAAAAGATTGTTTCATCTAATACCAGATTAAGTGCTTTTGAAATTAAtcccaaaaaatttaaaaataaattaatttatggtaAAAACCAAACATAA